A genome region from Deinococcus sp. KNUC1210 includes the following:
- a CDS encoding heme lyase CcmF/NrfE family subunit: protein MDRKAGASAPGLNSRNGRSRPQAVAASPLPAARTGGTHAESPLFQSSVLGTTGQISLLLALLFVLVGLWLAVLGGLKSDPRATEGARRSVWAVFGFTTIAVLVLEVALLRDDFSVRYVAEHSMRVSPVWVKITTLWAALEGSILLWAWILSLYAFVLSLVLRRDALRPWALGAMFVSLLFFLGVVGSIASPFTPLAQIPADGAGPNPALQNHWMMAVHPVLLYLGFVGLSVPFAYAVAALITGRLSEHWITITRRWTLVAWIFLTAAIVAGGWWSYETLGWGGYWAWDPVENASFIPWLLTTAFLHSLQIQERRRQLKAWNIWLIVLAYSSTVLGTFLNRSGIVQSVHAFSNGPVGAVFLGFLAFLFIAGIALAAWRSPYLRDEGESAAPLSRESAFLAGNWLFLVFALMVLLGTLFPVLVEAATGHKTSVGGPFFDAFAIPLGLGLLLLMGVGPMLPWRRASGEKLLAALRIPGGAGVLALVVGFAAGIRSVGVLLTLALAAYNLAGLGLLTVRAARERGSFPALLREQPRRYGAYTAHIGLVVLSLGLAFSGAYKTSGEVTLNVGQPVQLLGQTLTLEGVRRQSYPYGTSAIARVQMNDQLYEPRANLYIQGGNTPYPTPAVRYSVFGDTYLVATAFDTSATWVSVRLIQSPLVSWIWVGMLIVVLGAGFTLVTPRLALRQSVAAGAVAAD from the coding sequence GTGGACAGAAAAGCCGGAGCGAGCGCACCGGGCCTGAACAGCCGAAACGGGCGCTCTCGTCCGCAGGCCGTTGCCGCCTCCCCACTTCCTGCTGCCCGCACCGGAGGTACACATGCTGAATCTCCTCTCTTTCAGTCGAGTGTTCTGGGCACTACCGGGCAGATTTCGCTGCTGCTGGCACTGCTGTTCGTGCTGGTGGGGCTGTGGCTGGCCGTGCTGGGCGGCCTGAAAAGCGATCCCCGCGCCACCGAGGGCGCTCGGCGCTCTGTCTGGGCGGTCTTCGGCTTCACGACCATCGCTGTGCTGGTGCTGGAAGTGGCGCTGCTGCGCGACGATTTCTCGGTGCGCTACGTGGCCGAACATTCGATGCGGGTATCGCCGGTGTGGGTCAAGATCACGACGCTCTGGGCCGCGCTGGAAGGCAGCATTCTGCTGTGGGCCTGGATTCTGAGCCTGTACGCCTTCGTGCTGAGTCTGGTGCTGCGCCGCGACGCGCTGCGGCCCTGGGCACTGGGCGCGATGTTCGTCTCACTGCTGTTCTTTCTGGGCGTGGTGGGCAGCATCGCCAGCCCTTTCACGCCGCTGGCGCAGATTCCCGCCGACGGTGCTGGCCCCAATCCGGCGCTGCAAAACCACTGGATGATGGCGGTACATCCGGTGCTGCTGTATCTGGGCTTCGTGGGCCTGAGCGTGCCGTTTGCCTACGCGGTGGCGGCGCTCATTACCGGGCGGCTGTCGGAACACTGGATCACCATCACCCGGCGCTGGACGCTGGTGGCCTGGATCTTCCTGACTGCTGCCATCGTGGCGGGCGGCTGGTGGAGCTATGAAACGCTCGGCTGGGGCGGGTACTGGGCCTGGGACCCGGTGGAGAACGCCAGCTTCATTCCCTGGCTCCTGACCACCGCTTTTCTGCACAGCCTGCAGATTCAGGAGCGGCGGCGGCAGCTGAAGGCCTGGAACATCTGGCTGATCGTGCTGGCGTACAGCAGCACGGTGCTCGGCACGTTCCTGAACCGCAGCGGCATCGTCCAGAGCGTGCACGCATTTTCCAACGGCCCGGTTGGAGCAGTCTTTCTGGGCTTCCTGGCCTTCCTGTTCATTGCCGGAATCGCGCTGGCAGCGTGGCGCAGCCCGTATCTGCGTGACGAGGGCGAGAGCGCCGCGCCGCTCAGCCGCGAAAGCGCGTTTCTGGCGGGCAACTGGCTATTTCTGGTCTTTGCGCTGATGGTGCTGCTGGGCACGCTGTTTCCAGTGCTGGTCGAGGCTGCCACCGGGCACAAGACCAGCGTGGGTGGCCCGTTTTTCGATGCGTTCGCCATTCCGCTGGGTCTGGGATTACTCCTGCTGATGGGCGTCGGTCCGATGCTGCCCTGGCGACGGGCAAGCGGCGAGAAGCTGCTGGCTGCGCTGCGGATTCCCGGCGGGGCGGGTGTGCTGGCCCTCGTCGTCGGCTTCGCGGCGGGTATCCGCTCGGTGGGCGTGCTGCTGACACTGGCGCTGGCCGCCTACAACCTGGCGGGCCTGGGCCTGCTGACCGTGCGTGCGGCCCGCGAGCGCGGCAGCTTTCCTGCCCTGCTGCGCGAACAGCCCCGCCGTTACGGTGCCTACACCGCTCATATCGGCCTGGTGGTGCTCAGCCTGGGACTGGCCTTCAGCGGAGCGTACAAGACCTCGGGTGAGGTCACGCTGAATGTGGGGCAGCCCGTTCAGCTGCTGGGGCAGACCCTGACGCTGGAAGGCGTGCGCCGCCAGAGCTACCCCTACGGCACCTCGGCCATCGCCCGCGTGCAGATGAATGACCAGCTCTACGAGCCGAGAGCCAATCTGTACATTCAGGGCGGCAACACCCCGTATCCCACGCCCGCCGTGCGGTACAGCGTCTTCGGAGATACGTACCTCGTTGCCACCGCCTTCGATACCTCGGCCACCTGGGTCAGCGTTCGCCTGATCCAGTCGCCGCTGGTGTCCTGGATCTGGGTCGGCATGCTGATCGTGGTGCTGGGCGCGGGGTTCACGCTGGTCACGCCCCGGCTGGCGCTGCGGCAAAGCGTGGCGGCCGGAGCAGTGGCGGCAGACTAG
- a CDS encoding TlpA disulfide reductase family protein has translation MTTQTEQTAIKSPVSPVRRFLPPLIAAALVVALGVGLFRGNGQISGPLVGKPAPSFALQTLDGGTVSLASLKGRPVVLNFWASWCVPCRDEAPILRDLSEKQTAGGLAVVGVVFSDKDTAGIKSFIQQYGLAYPSLLDPKLDTAISYGVSGVPETFFIDKDGMVRGYDQGGLTADRLNTGLKTIGVTF, from the coding sequence ATGACCACTCAGACTGAACAGACTGCCATCAAATCGCCCGTCTCCCCTGTTCGCCGCTTTCTGCCGCCCCTGATCGCTGCCGCGCTGGTGGTGGCGCTGGGTGTGGGGTTGTTCCGGGGAAACGGACAGATCAGCGGGCCGCTGGTCGGCAAGCCCGCGCCCTCCTTCGCACTCCAGACCCTCGACGGCGGCACGGTCAGCCTGGCGTCGCTGAAGGGTCGCCCAGTGGTGTTGAATTTCTGGGCGTCGTGGTGCGTGCCCTGCCGCGACGAAGCCCCGATCCTGCGCGACCTGTCGGAGAAGCAGACGGCGGGCGGCCTGGCCGTGGTGGGCGTGGTGTTCTCGGACAAGGACACGGCGGGCATCAAATCGTTTATCCAGCAGTACGGGCTGGCATATCCCAGCCTGCTCGACCCCAAGCTCGACACCGCCATCTCCTACGGTGTGAGCGGCGTGCCCGAGACGTTTTTTATCGATAAGGACGGCATGGTCCGGGGCTACGACCAGGGCGGCCTGACAGCGGATCGCCTGAACACGGGCCTGAAGACCATCGGAGTGACCTTCTGA
- a CDS encoding cytochrome c-type biogenesis protein, whose translation MLALTSAASAQTALSAAQEARAQAIGRTIRCPVCQGLPITESPSDLSQQMMRDLRGQVAAGRSSGQITDYFAARYGDTVLLDPPRRGVNLLLWLGPLLAFVVGGGWLLGYLRRSRRAASLPQVPEAASDTEPETDEYLEQVRAEVQGHRREQA comes from the coding sequence GTGCTGGCGCTGACCTCGGCGGCCTCTGCTCAGACCGCACTTTCGGCGGCCCAGGAAGCGCGTGCCCAGGCCATCGGGCGCACCATCCGTTGTCCGGTGTGCCAGGGGCTGCCGATCACCGAGAGTCCGAGTGACCTGAGCCAGCAGATGATGCGCGATCTGCGCGGCCAGGTGGCGGCGGGGCGCAGCAGCGGGCAGATCACCGACTATTTCGCTGCCCGCTACGGCGATACGGTGCTTCTCGATCCGCCCCGGCGCGGCGTGAATCTGCTGCTGTGGCTGGGGCCGCTGCTGGCGTTCGTGGTGGGTGGCGGCTGGCTGCTGGGCTATCTGCGGCGCAGCAGACGGGCAGCGAGCCTGCCGCAGGTGCCGGAAGCCGCCTCAGACACCGAGCCCGAAACAGACGAGTATCTGGAACAGGTGCGGGCCGAGGTGCAGGGCCACCGCCGGGAGCAGGCATGA
- a CDS encoding cytochrome c, whose product MTVLVVILLALLLIAGGLLVLAPLRATELADPDAPVREQLEAERERLFAELRGLPDHVEAGERDRRPELEGRAARVLRSLDALPPAPAGRLPRGWLWGGLLLAAVLVAVGAFSFVPGWQLAGLNSSEASAVKTAVQLPGLAARARASGSVPDELSWGNAAFDAGQYDQAAAAYASALKQNPRQPEALRRLGIILLTRNDGQSNAASKPNDQAFLLIRTAAQLAPDEPESQLLLGFALSRYGENQAALTALERYRTLNPSGRDADDMITMLRAQLNKSDPGQAVYAANCASCHGTSGNGGIGPSLRRAGLTQDTLTGITLHGKGTMPAFPQLQGKQLSALVALVLEWQK is encoded by the coding sequence ATGACCGTCCTGGTCGTGATTCTGCTGGCCCTGCTCCTGATCGCGGGCGGGCTGCTGGTGCTGGCTCCGCTGCGGGCGACCGAACTGGCGGACCCGGACGCACCGGTACGCGAGCAGCTGGAAGCCGAGCGCGAACGGCTGTTCGCAGAGCTGCGGGGCCTTCCCGACCATGTAGAGGCCGGGGAACGAGACCGCAGGCCAGAACTGGAAGGCCGGGCCGCCCGCGTGCTGCGGAGCCTGGACGCTCTGCCCCCCGCTCCGGCTGGACGCCTTCCGCGTGGCTGGCTGTGGGGCGGTCTGCTGCTGGCAGCGGTGCTGGTGGCAGTCGGAGCCTTCAGCTTTGTGCCGGGGTGGCAGCTGGCCGGGCTGAACAGCAGCGAGGCGAGCGCCGTCAAGACAGCGGTGCAGCTGCCGGGGCTGGCAGCCCGCGCCAGGGCCAGCGGCAGCGTGCCCGATGAGCTGAGCTGGGGCAACGCGGCCTTCGACGCCGGGCAGTACGATCAGGCGGCGGCAGCCTACGCCTCGGCCCTGAAGCAGAATCCGCGCCAGCCCGAAGCGCTGCGGCGGCTGGGCATCATCCTGCTGACCCGGAACGACGGGCAGTCGAATGCAGCCAGCAAGCCCAACGATCAGGCGTTCCTGTTGATCCGCACGGCGGCGCAGCTCGCTCCCGACGAACCGGAAAGTCAGCTGCTGCTGGGTTTCGCTCTGTCGCGCTACGGAGAAAATCAGGCGGCCCTGACCGCCCTGGAACGCTACCGCACGCTGAATCCTTCGGGCCGAGACGCCGACGACATGATCACGATGCTGCGTGCTCAGCTGAACAAAAGCGACCCCGGACAGGCGGTGTACGCGGCCAACTGCGCCAGCTGTCACGGCACCAGCGGCAACGGTGGCATCGGCCCCAGTCTGCGGCGAGCCGGGCTGACCCAGGACACGCTGACGGGGATCACGCTGCACGGCAAGGGCACCATGCCCGCTTTTCCCCAGCTCCAGGGCAAGCAGCTGAGTGCGCTGGTGGCGCTGGTGCTGGAGTGGCAGAAGTGA
- a CDS encoding ubiquinol-cytochrome c reductase iron-sulfur subunit, with the protein MNRRTLLEKWWLLPVGATVATFGYLGLYAARVTRKSVPGAPQFGAAAAVRIANLKQVGTQWADVPFSYGGRPCVLLRIPAATRGSLEVGGQHYAAFSRICTHLGCTVNVVRDTEVLAFSFNYRDPDPRQQHPMLGCPCHFSVFDPLKSGEAVFGKAHLPLPRVRLEQRGNELWATGIEAAPQIGG; encoded by the coding sequence ATGAACCGCCGCACCCTCCTCGAAAAATGGTGGCTGCTGCCGGTAGGGGCCACCGTCGCCACCTTCGGCTATCTGGGCCTGTACGCGGCGCGGGTGACGCGCAAGAGCGTGCCGGGTGCGCCGCAGTTCGGAGCAGCGGCAGCGGTCCGAATCGCGAACCTGAAGCAGGTGGGCACCCAGTGGGCCGATGTGCCCTTCAGCTACGGCGGGCGGCCCTGCGTGCTGCTGAGGATTCCGGCAGCCACACGGGGCAGCCTGGAGGTGGGCGGGCAGCACTACGCCGCCTTCAGCCGCATCTGCACGCACCTGGGCTGCACTGTCAACGTGGTGCGCGATACCGAGGTGCTGGCCTTCAGCTTCAATTACCGCGATCCCGACCCGCGTCAGCAGCACCCGATGCTCGGCTGTCCGTGCCATTTCAGCGTGTTCGATCCGCTGAAAAGTGGCGAGGCGGTCTTCGGAAAGGCGCATCTGCCACTGCCCCGCGTGCGGCTGGAGCAGCGCGGCAACGAACTGTGGGCCACGGGGATCGAAGCCGCGCCGCAGATCGGGGGCTGA